A portion of the Colius striatus isolate bColStr4 chromosome 1, bColStr4.1.hap1, whole genome shotgun sequence genome contains these proteins:
- the RS1 gene encoding retinoschisin, producing MRFKMGSVLLSLLFWYKAAMALSPGEDERLELWHSKACKCDCQGGPNSVWSSGTNNLECMPECPYHKPLGFESGAVTPDQISCSNPEQYTGWYSSWTANKARLNGQGFGCAWLSKYQDNGQWLQIDLKEVKVISGILTQGRCDADEWMTKYSMQYRTDENLNWVYYKDQTGNNRVFYGNSDRSSSVQNLLRPPIVARYIRLIPLGWHVRIAIRMELLECLAKCG from the exons atgcgGTTCAAGATGGGAAGCGTCCTGCTGTCTCTTCTTTTCTGGTACAAAG CTGCGATGGCCCTCTCCCCAGGGGAG GATGAGAGACTGGAGCTGTGGCACAGCAAGGCTTGCAAATGTGATTGCCAAGGAGGTCCTAACTCAGTGTGGTCCAGTGGAACAAACAACTTAGAGTGCATGCCAG AGTGTCCCTACCACAAGCCCCTGGGCTTCGAGTCTGGCGCAGTCACCCCTGACCAGATAAGCTGCTCCAACCCCGAGCAGTACACGGGGTGGTACTCCTCCTGGACGGCCAACAAGGCCCGCCTCAATGGCCAAGGCTTCGG GTGCGCGTGGCTCTCCAAGTACCAGGACAATGGGCAGTGGCTGCAGATCGACCTGAAGGAGGTGAAGGTGATCTCAGGGATCCTGACGCAAGGCCGCTGCGATGCTGACGAGTGGATGACCAAGTACAGCATGCAGTACCGCACCGATGAGAACCTCAACTGGGTTTACTACAAAGACCAGACCGGGAACAACCGG GTTTTCTACGGCAATTCGGACCGCTCGTCCTCGGTGCAGAACCTGCTGCGGCCGCCCATCGTGGCCCGCTACATCCGCCTGATCCCGCTGGGCTGGCACGTGCGCATCGCCATTCGCATGGAGCTCCTCGAGTGCCTGGCCAAGTGCGGCTGA